One window of Hymenobacter sp. BRD128 genomic DNA carries:
- a CDS encoding CBS domain-containing protein — MPALLAEDLLNQMIPPLKGTDTTAKAARWLEEFHVGQLPVLTGRSYRGLVTEQDLADYENPNTQLAELPLGYANVHVQHDQHFYRVMELAIEQKIQLVPVLDEQQEYAGVVTVSDALAAFGPVPGVAGQGSILVLTMEERDYSLSQISRYVEENNAKILSAHVIADEHDPYRIRLTLRLNTDNLARITATLERFGYVVSAQFSGTPVASEDEQERFDALLRYLSV; from the coding sequence ATGCCTGCTCTACTCGCCGAAGACCTTCTCAATCAGATGATTCCGCCGCTGAAGGGCACCGACACGACCGCCAAGGCCGCGCGGTGGCTGGAAGAGTTTCACGTGGGGCAGCTGCCCGTGCTCACCGGCCGCAGCTACCGCGGCCTCGTCACCGAGCAAGACCTGGCCGACTACGAAAACCCCAATACCCAGCTGGCCGAGCTGCCGCTAGGCTACGCCAACGTGCACGTGCAGCACGACCAGCACTTCTACCGGGTGATGGAGCTGGCTATTGAGCAGAAAATCCAGCTCGTGCCCGTGCTCGACGAGCAGCAGGAATACGCGGGCGTGGTAACGGTGAGCGATGCCCTGGCCGCCTTCGGGCCGGTGCCCGGCGTGGCTGGCCAGGGCAGCATCCTGGTGCTCACGATGGAGGAGCGCGATTATTCGCTCTCGCAAATCAGCCGCTACGTGGAGGAAAACAACGCCAAGATTCTCTCGGCCCACGTCATTGCCGACGAGCACGACCCCTACCGCATCCGCCTCACGTTGCGCCTCAATACCGATAATCTGGCCCGCATCACGGCCACGCTCGAGCGGTTTGGCTACGTGGTATCGGCCCAGTTTAGCGGTACACCCGTGGCGAGTGAAGACGAGCAGGAGCGCTTCGACGCGCTGCTGCGCTACCTCAGCGTCTAA
- a CDS encoding alpha/beta fold hydrolase, with the protein MELRRQQQHGFDYVDEGQGPVLLLLHGLFGALSNWQDVVAEFSAQYRVIIPVLPVYDMPLLQATVPGLVAYVESFVDKLQLPTEFTLLGNSLGGHVALVYTLKNPGRVRRLVLTGSSGLFEDGMGGSFPKRGDYNFVRERVGYTFYDPSVATKELVDEVFAVTNSNAKCLRMISIARSAQHHNLAGDLHRITVPVLLVWGLNDTITPPSVAHDFERLLPQAELRFLDHCGHAPMMERPAGFNRWLAGFLQRTTNQLSPMLAASSAR; encoded by the coding sequence ATGGAGCTTCGCCGCCAGCAGCAGCACGGGTTTGACTATGTCGACGAAGGCCAGGGGCCGGTGTTGCTGCTGCTGCATGGGCTTTTCGGCGCGCTCAGCAACTGGCAAGACGTGGTGGCCGAGTTTTCGGCCCAGTATCGCGTAATTATTCCGGTGCTACCCGTCTACGACATGCCGCTGTTGCAAGCCACCGTGCCGGGGCTGGTCGCCTATGTGGAAAGCTTTGTGGATAAGTTGCAGCTGCCCACTGAGTTTACTCTGCTGGGCAATTCGCTCGGCGGCCACGTTGCGCTGGTGTACACGCTCAAAAACCCCGGCCGCGTGCGTCGGCTGGTGCTCACCGGTAGCAGCGGCTTATTTGAGGACGGCATGGGCGGCTCTTTCCCGAAGCGCGGCGACTACAATTTTGTGCGCGAGCGGGTGGGCTACACGTTTTACGACCCTAGCGTGGCCACCAAGGAATTGGTCGATGAAGTATTTGCCGTTACCAATTCCAACGCCAAGTGCCTGCGCATGATTAGCATTGCGCGCTCGGCCCAGCATCACAACTTGGCTGGCGACCTGCACCGCATCACGGTGCCGGTGCTGCTGGTGTGGGGACTGAACGACACCATTACGCCGCCCTCCGTGGCGCACGATTTCGAGCGCCTGCTGCCCCAGGCCGAGCTGCGGTTTCTTGACCACTGCGGCCACGCCCCCATGATGGAGCGCCCGGCCGGCTTCAACCGCTGGCTGGCGGGCTTCCTGCAGCGCACTACCAACCAGCTTTCGCCGATGCTGGCCGCCAGCTCGGCGCGCTAG
- a CDS encoding aminodeoxychorismate/anthranilate synthase component II: MKILLLDSFDSFTHMLADYLRQLGAEVLVRRNDVPLAELRALVFQGIVLSPGPGSPATAGNLLAVVEAYHQELPMLGVCLGQQALGEFFGASLRRAARPWHGKVTDIELLDDDPWLAGQPRRQPVTRYHSLALDVDTLPASLRPLAVTADADRELMALRHTALPLYGVQFHPEALLTTHGLRWLANWMACCNIA; this comes from the coding sequence TTGAAAATTCTGCTGCTCGATAGCTTCGATTCCTTTACCCACATGCTGGCCGACTACCTGCGCCAGCTGGGGGCCGAGGTGCTGGTGCGCCGCAACGATGTGCCGCTGGCCGAGCTGCGGGCGCTGGTGTTTCAGGGCATCGTGCTGTCGCCCGGCCCCGGCTCACCCGCCACGGCGGGCAACCTGCTGGCCGTTGTCGAGGCTTACCACCAAGAGCTGCCCATGCTGGGCGTGTGCCTGGGCCAGCAGGCGCTGGGCGAGTTTTTTGGGGCTAGCCTGCGCCGCGCGGCCCGGCCCTGGCACGGCAAGGTGACCGACATTGAGCTGCTCGATGACGACCCCTGGCTGGCTGGCCAGCCCCGGCGCCAGCCCGTAACGCGCTACCACTCGCTAGCCTTAGACGTCGATACGCTGCCCGCTAGCCTGCGCCCACTGGCCGTGACCGCCGATGCCGACCGCGAGCTAATGGCCCTGCGCCACACTGCGTTGCCGCTCTACGGCGTGCAGTTTCACCCCGAAGCGCTGCTCACCACCCACGGCCTGCGCTGGCTGGCAAATTGGATGGCCTGTTGTAACATTGCATAG
- a CDS encoding CvpA family protein: MAPLDVLLLLPLAVGTVKGYRHGLVLEVVSLLAFVLGVVGGLCLLSAAIPVVRSYLGELWGMLPLVSFLLVLVGIMWGVHLLGGLVKKAVHLTPLGVLDHLLGAAAGGLKWLLGLSLLLHGTALAGLPLLAPSLTAGSVVLPWVVKATPLALQLTGYVLPFAQNLLARLKGAM; encoded by the coding sequence ATGGCTCCGCTCGACGTGCTGTTGCTGTTGCCGCTGGCCGTGGGCACCGTCAAGGGTTACCGGCACGGGCTGGTGCTGGAGGTGGTGTCGCTGCTGGCCTTCGTGCTAGGGGTAGTGGGTGGGCTGTGCTTGCTGAGCGCGGCCATTCCGGTGGTGCGCTCCTACCTGGGCGAGCTGTGGGGCATGCTGCCGCTGGTATCGTTCCTGCTGGTGCTGGTGGGTATTATGTGGGGCGTGCACCTGCTGGGCGGGCTGGTAAAAAAGGCCGTGCACCTCACCCCACTGGGGGTGCTCGACCACCTGCTGGGCGCGGCGGCCGGCGGTCTTAAGTGGCTGCTGGGCCTGAGCCTGCTGCTGCACGGCACGGCCCTGGCCGGCCTGCCGCTGCTGGCGCCCAGCCTCACGGCCGGCTCGGTAGTGCTGCCCTGGGTGGTGAAAGCCACGCCGCTAGCCCTGCAACTAACCGGCTACGTGCTGCCCTTTGCCCAAAACCTGCTGGCTAGGCTCAAAGGGGCAATGTGA
- a CDS encoding GatB/YqeY domain-containing protein: protein MALKDTIDAGIKQAMLAKDKTRLTALRSIKSQILLAETAEGASTTGLSADQELKLLNKAAKQRRESAATYKEQFRSDLEETELAELAIIEEFLPQQLSEGDLVQKLVDIIQRTGAKGPSDLGKVMGVAARELSGQADGKRISEVVNMLLNNTDF from the coding sequence ATGGCTCTCAAAGACACCATCGACGCCGGCATCAAGCAAGCTATGCTGGCCAAAGACAAAACCCGCCTCACCGCCCTGCGCTCCATCAAATCGCAGATTTTACTGGCCGAAACGGCTGAAGGCGCCAGCACCACCGGCCTCAGCGCCGACCAGGAGCTGAAGCTGCTCAACAAAGCCGCCAAACAGCGCCGCGAGTCGGCCGCTACCTACAAAGAGCAGTTCCGCTCCGACCTCGAAGAAACCGAGCTGGCCGAGCTGGCCATTATCGAAGAGTTCTTGCCCCAGCAGCTTAGCGAGGGCGACCTAGTGCAGAAGCTCGTAGACATTATTCAGCGCACGGGCGCCAAAGGGCCTTCTGACCTGGGCAAAGTAATGGGCGTAGCCGCCCGCGAGCTCAGCGGCCAGGCCGACGGCAAGCGCATTTCGGAAGTGGTGAATATGCTGCTCAACAACACAGACTTCTAG
- a CDS encoding pyridoxine 5'-phosphate synthase — translation MVKLSVNINKIATLRNARGLHARPDLLQAARDIERFGAEGITVHPRPDERHIRYDDVRNLKSIVTTELNVEGNPTPDFLALCREVRPEQVTLVPDAPDAITSNAGWNVIQHQGFLREVVAELKGYGARVSIFLDPDPSLVDAAAHTGTDRVELYTEAYARYYAADRAAAVLPYRDTARAAVAAGLGLNAGHDLDLDNLAYLAQELPGLQEVSIGHALVADALYLGLENTVQLYKRQLRQG, via the coding sequence GTGGTCAAGCTAAGCGTTAACATCAACAAAATTGCCACGCTGCGCAACGCGCGCGGCCTGCACGCCCGCCCCGACTTGCTGCAAGCCGCTCGCGACATCGAGCGCTTTGGGGCCGAAGGTATTACGGTGCACCCGCGCCCCGATGAGCGCCACATTCGCTATGACGACGTGCGCAACCTGAAGAGCATCGTGACCACCGAGCTAAACGTGGAGGGTAATCCCACGCCCGACTTCCTGGCCCTGTGCCGCGAGGTGCGCCCCGAGCAGGTGACGCTGGTGCCCGACGCCCCCGACGCCATTACTTCCAATGCCGGCTGGAATGTCATTCAGCACCAAGGCTTTCTGCGCGAGGTAGTGGCCGAGCTTAAGGGCTACGGTGCCCGCGTCAGTATTTTCCTCGACCCCGACCCTAGCCTGGTCGATGCCGCCGCCCACACCGGCACCGACCGCGTGGAGCTCTATACCGAAGCCTACGCCCGTTACTACGCCGCCGACCGCGCCGCCGCCGTGCTGCCCTACCGCGACACCGCCCGCGCCGCCGTGGCCGCCGGCCTGGGCCTGAATGCTGGCCACGACCTCGACCTCGACAACCTAGCCTACCTAGCCCAGGAGCTGCCCGGCTTGCAGGAAGTGAGCATCGGCCACGCGCTGGTGGCCGATGCGCTGTATCTGGGCCTAGAAAACACGGTGCAGCTGTATAAGCGGCAACTGCGGCAGGGCTAG
- a CDS encoding DHA2 family efflux MFS transporter permease subunit: METGFRKWIIVVTVVFCCLLELIDTSIVNVALTQMMGNLSATQQEVSWVIASYAIANVIVIPMTGFLAEQFGRKNYYLASVILFTLASMACGQSTTLPELVIFRFIQGVGGGALMATSQAILIDTFPPKQLPLGQALFGMGVIIGPTIGPTLGGYIVENYSWPWIFYVNVPVGILASIFTILFIRDPERIKNAIPRPLRDIDWAGIGLLILGVGSLQYVLEQGETNDWFDDNIIKLFTGLAAVGLIGFVWRELTAKAPIVDLRVLAKSRNLAVGAFLSFVLGFGLFASVFVFPIFTQRILGFSAEQTGWILLPGALASGLMMPIVGRMLMAGVPQKFMLPVGFAIFFGFTFWMGSRISPTAGEHDFFWPLIVRGVGLGLIFMPITTMSLAGLQGRDAGQAAGLTGMIRQLGGSFGVAIVGTYLERSIQNNRVALLPNISLYNTETAQRVQAFTQSFLNKGLALDQAKQAAYAALEGTLMKQVSLITYTEIFYALGFFFLACVPLILLVKRPKVGEKIDLNAAH, translated from the coding sequence ATGGAAACCGGATTTAGAAAGTGGATTATCGTCGTGACGGTAGTTTTCTGCTGCTTGCTGGAGCTCATTGACACCAGCATCGTGAACGTGGCCCTGACCCAGATGATGGGCAACCTCTCGGCCACGCAGCAGGAAGTGAGCTGGGTAATTGCCTCTTACGCCATTGCCAACGTGATTGTGATTCCGATGACCGGCTTCCTGGCCGAGCAGTTCGGGCGCAAAAACTATTACCTGGCCTCGGTCATTTTATTTACGCTGGCCTCCATGGCCTGCGGCCAAAGCACCACGCTGCCCGAGCTGGTTATTTTCCGCTTTATCCAGGGCGTGGGTGGCGGAGCCCTGATGGCGACTTCGCAGGCCATTCTGATTGACACCTTCCCGCCCAAGCAGTTGCCGCTAGGGCAGGCGCTGTTCGGCATGGGTGTGATTATCGGCCCCACCATCGGCCCAACCCTGGGCGGCTACATCGTAGAAAACTACTCCTGGCCCTGGATTTTTTACGTGAACGTGCCGGTGGGCATTCTGGCTAGCATCTTCACCATCCTGTTTATCCGCGACCCCGAGCGCATCAAAAATGCCATTCCGCGGCCGCTGCGCGACATCGACTGGGCCGGTATCGGCCTGCTGATACTGGGCGTGGGCTCACTGCAATACGTGCTGGAGCAGGGTGAAACCAACGACTGGTTCGACGACAACATTATTAAGCTCTTTACCGGGCTAGCGGCCGTCGGGCTCATTGGCTTCGTGTGGCGCGAGCTCACGGCCAAGGCCCCGATTGTGGACCTGCGGGTGCTGGCCAAGAGCCGCAACCTGGCCGTAGGCGCTTTTCTGTCGTTCGTGCTGGGCTTCGGGCTGTTTGCCTCGGTGTTTGTGTTTCCGATTTTCACCCAGCGCATCCTGGGCTTCTCGGCCGAGCAAACGGGCTGGATACTGTTGCCCGGCGCCCTGGCTTCGGGCCTGATGATGCCCATTGTGGGCCGGATGCTGATGGCCGGCGTGCCCCAGAAATTTATGCTGCCGGTGGGCTTCGCCATCTTCTTCGGCTTCACGTTCTGGATGGGCAGCCGCATTTCGCCCACGGCCGGCGAGCACGACTTCTTTTGGCCACTCATCGTGCGCGGCGTGGGGCTAGGGTTGATTTTTATGCCCATCACCACCATGAGCCTGGCCGGCCTGCAAGGGCGCGATGCCGGGCAGGCCGCCGGCCTCACCGGCATGATTCGCCAGCTCGGCGGCTCGTTTGGCGTGGCCATCGTGGGTACTTACCTCGAGCGCAGCATCCAGAACAACCGCGTGGCCCTGCTGCCCAATATCTCGCTCTACAATACCGAAACGGCCCAGCGCGTGCAGGCCTTCACCCAGAGCTTTCTCAACAAGGGGCTAGCCCTCGACCAAGCCAAGCAAGCCGCCTACGCTGCCCTCGAAGGCACCCTGATGAAGCAGGTGTCGCTCATCACCTACACCGAGATTTTCTACGCGCTCGGCTTCTTCTTCCTGGCCTGTGTGCCGCTCATTTTGCTGGTCAAGCGCCCGAAAGTGGGCGAGAAAATCGACCTCAATGCGGCCCACTAA
- a CDS encoding HlyD family secretion protein, protein MATQTELQDASPTAVAEPLEPEKKRNPLVLIIVALALLVGGYFGWQRYQFAQAHESTDDAQVEGDIYPVLPRVSGPVLKVYVDDNQHVKKGDTLVTIDPADYQQRVDAAQAALLAARAQVTAARAAVGTAQANVRTAQTSIGVSAANRTRLQQDLARSTKLRNQDIIPQSEYDAVAANLKSTTAQQSTAQDQVSVARNQVTAAQQQVVVAEAVVKQRQNDLNNAQLQLSYTTIVAPANGIVSRKNVQPGQVVSPGQQLVGLVSSARTWVVANFKETQLENMKVGQPVKLEVDAYPNEEFDGHIESLSAATGARFALLPPDNSTGNFVKVTQRVPVKIVLNKEDPAHPLRTGMSVNAIVAVK, encoded by the coding sequence ATGGCTACCCAGACCGAACTCCAAGACGCCTCCCCGACCGCCGTGGCCGAGCCGCTGGAACCCGAAAAGAAGCGTAACCCGCTCGTCCTGATTATCGTGGCCCTGGCGCTGCTCGTAGGTGGCTACTTTGGCTGGCAGCGCTACCAGTTTGCCCAGGCCCACGAAAGCACCGACGACGCCCAGGTAGAAGGCGACATCTACCCGGTGCTGCCCCGCGTGAGCGGCCCGGTACTGAAGGTGTATGTTGACGACAACCAGCACGTGAAAAAGGGCGACACGCTCGTGACCATCGACCCGGCCGACTATCAGCAGCGCGTTGATGCCGCCCAGGCGGCCCTGCTGGCCGCCCGCGCCCAGGTAACCGCCGCCCGCGCCGCCGTGGGCACCGCCCAGGCCAACGTGCGCACCGCCCAAACCAGCATCGGGGTGAGCGCCGCCAACCGCACCCGCTTGCAGCAGGACCTGGCCCGCAGCACCAAGCTGCGCAATCAGGACATCATTCCGCAGAGCGAGTATGATGCCGTAGCCGCCAACCTCAAATCGACTACGGCCCAGCAGAGCACGGCCCAGGACCAGGTGAGCGTGGCCCGCAACCAGGTAACGGCCGCTCAGCAGCAGGTAGTCGTGGCCGAGGCCGTAGTGAAGCAGCGCCAGAATGACCTCAACAACGCCCAGCTTCAGCTGAGCTACACTACCATCGTGGCACCCGCCAATGGCATCGTGAGCCGCAAAAACGTGCAGCCCGGCCAGGTAGTAAGCCCCGGCCAGCAGCTAGTAGGCTTGGTGAGCAGCGCCCGCACCTGGGTGGTGGCTAACTTCAAGGAAACCCAGCTTGAAAACATGAAAGTGGGCCAGCCGGTGAAACTCGAAGTGGATGCCTACCCGAACGAAGAATTTGATGGCCACATCGAGTCGCTGTCGGCGGCTACGGGTGCCCGCTTTGCGCTGCTGCCCCCCGACAACTCGACCGGCAACTTTGTGAAAGTAACCCAGCGCGTGCCCGTAAAAATCGTGCTCAACAAAGAAGACCCCGCCCACCCGCTGCGCACCGGCATGAGCGTAAATGCCATCGTGGCGGTGAAGTAA
- a CDS encoding universal stress protein has translation MTLSTILCPLDFSAASVALVAYAAALAVGTGAELRLLYVQEPAVPAPAGMEAELFAHRAAAEAAGASRVYTTMAHGEAAPTILAEAQRYHADLIVIGAHGKTCLSRFLMGNTAEMVVRTAPCPTLLVRE, from the coding sequence ATGACTCTCAGCACCATTCTCTGTCCGCTTGACTTCTCGGCTGCCTCGGTGGCGCTGGTGGCGTATGCCGCCGCGCTGGCCGTGGGCACCGGGGCCGAGCTGCGCCTGCTCTACGTGCAGGAGCCCGCCGTGCCCGCCCCGGCCGGGATGGAAGCGGAGCTGTTTGCCCACCGCGCCGCCGCCGAGGCCGCCGGGGCTAGCCGCGTGTATACCACCATGGCGCACGGCGAGGCTGCCCCCACCATCCTGGCCGAGGCCCAGCGCTACCACGCCGACCTTATCGTTATCGGGGCGCATGGCAAGACCTGCCTCAGCCGCTTTCTGATGGGTAACACCGCCGAAATGGTGGTGCGCACCGCGCCCTGCCCCACCTTACTCGTAAGAGAATAA
- a CDS encoding TolC family protein: protein MFSRYQLAGFAGLTLAGGLLTRPALAQNLPSVPAAAQPIGLVSDSLTLGGTVQAVLDANPGITNLTELANAASSRLTQTQAGFLPLVTGTVTYTRLDPVVKLPFNGELLQFAPNNNFDAHLTAQYELLDFGKRDATTNLSRSQVQTAQDNIVVARRDLAFSAAQVYYNILFMRESIRVQDQQIASLVAHRDEMQKRVDAGVSTKFDVTTTDVRITQAQNTKLDLQNQLRNQQVQLARLLHKPQQADVPVKGRLSYDPQAVSLDAELAKAAENRPEVKLAKDAETTAELQAKLIEKSNLPSLGVGAQVGGKNGYILPNINTIRFNTVGVAQLSLPIYDGNKNKKQRVEAAANYRATQARTQDTQEQIRADVRQAVNNMEFSRARYDNAVQQVAQATDALNRARGRYQYGVGQNLDVLDAETQLAQARLARAQAMYNYTLGQYQLRRATGEQIWQ from the coding sequence ATGTTTTCTAGATATCAACTTGCCGGCTTTGCGGGGCTGACGCTGGCGGGCGGCCTGCTTACCCGGCCGGCCTTGGCCCAGAACCTGCCCAGCGTGCCGGCGGCGGCGCAGCCCATCGGGCTAGTAAGCGACTCGCTGACACTCGGCGGCACGGTGCAGGCCGTGCTCGATGCCAACCCCGGTATTACTAACCTCACCGAGCTAGCCAACGCGGCCAGTAGCCGCCTGACTCAGACGCAGGCGGGCTTTCTGCCGCTCGTGACGGGTACCGTCACCTACACCCGCCTCGACCCGGTGGTGAAGCTGCCCTTTAACGGGGAGCTGCTGCAGTTTGCGCCCAACAATAACTTCGACGCGCACCTGACGGCGCAGTACGAGCTGCTGGATTTTGGGAAGCGTGACGCGACCACCAATCTGTCGCGCTCGCAGGTGCAGACGGCGCAGGACAATATTGTGGTGGCCCGGCGCGACCTGGCTTTCAGCGCGGCGCAGGTGTACTACAATATCCTGTTTATGCGCGAAAGTATCCGGGTGCAGGACCAGCAGATTGCCTCGTTGGTGGCGCACCGCGATGAGATGCAGAAGCGCGTGGATGCGGGCGTAAGCACCAAGTTTGACGTGACGACCACCGACGTGCGTATCACGCAGGCTCAGAATACCAAGCTCGACCTGCAAAACCAGCTGCGCAACCAGCAGGTGCAGCTGGCCCGCCTGCTGCACAAGCCCCAGCAGGCCGACGTGCCGGTGAAGGGCCGCCTCAGCTACGACCCCCAGGCCGTAAGCCTGGACGCCGAGCTAGCTAAAGCGGCCGAAAACCGCCCCGAGGTGAAGCTAGCCAAAGATGCCGAAACTACCGCCGAGCTTCAGGCCAAGCTCATTGAGAAAAGCAACCTGCCCAGCCTGGGCGTAGGGGCGCAGGTGGGCGGCAAAAATGGCTACATCTTGCCAAACATCAATACTATACGCTTTAATACTGTGGGTGTGGCGCAGCTTTCGCTGCCCATCTACGATGGCAATAAGAACAAGAAGCAGCGCGTGGAGGCCGCCGCTAACTACCGCGCCACCCAGGCCCGTACCCAGGACACGCAGGAGCAAATCCGGGCCGATGTGCGCCAGGCCGTGAACAACATGGAATTTAGCCGGGCGCGCTACGACAACGCGGTGCAGCAGGTGGCCCAGGCCACCGACGCCCTCAACCGGGCCCGGGGCCGCTACCAGTATGGCGTGGGGCAGAACCTCGACGTGCTCGACGCCGAAACCCAACTTGCCCAGGCCCGGCTAGCCCGCGCCCAGGCCATGTACAACTACACACTCGGCCAGTACCAGCTGCGCCGCGCCACCGGCGAGCAGATTTGGCAGTAA
- a CDS encoding sigma 54-interacting transcriptional regulator, which produces MMPTANQDETLLLHLNEAIATIRDKDQLFQIIARKLRLIFPFDMMGISIFDKELLNKRLFFKDYTTINPPEPVPANVGVFTPIAGSPVELLLQDPRIQHIALREYLRQYTDFEPFQRLLRQGIQYMTMVPMWLSGHLTGYLILSTIRPPAYSAADEQLLEKITSLVAVAVRNSLDFEEVARREQQRTLQLNVTNALLSIKQREPLFRAIAEELGQVVPFDYFGIRVQRAGQREAFEGFAEFARPDDDPSGALLVLDPNRHNHRHPHEIVDMYRQMSALLQAAGLYSGEDFRQLAVRYPAMRAAYDEHRVRAMLIVPIWQRPDGAAVLLLASPAPDGFTPDDLATVQALVPQIALALENLFAFEQIEELKAQVEQERTYLIDEINTDRPADGLVGTSPALQQVRQRIAQVAGTDATVLITGETGTGKEVVARALHQASPRHGRALVKINCAALPAQLIESELFGHEKGAYTGAVERRIGKFELANGGTIFLDEVGELPLDLQAKLLRVLQEKEFERLGGNRVLTTDARVLAATNRVLEDEVRAGRFRADLYYRLNVFPIQLVPLRERPQDIAPLVQHYLASLSKRLARPPRAIRPADMAALLAYAWPGNIRELEHVLEQAIIVSQGQWLEFGGFAAGPVAQALPPGPGLAIELLASPAAEVHYEAGEAPIKTLREQERDHILAALRRTGGRVSGTQGAASLLDINPKTLEARMKKLGIRRTVVAG; this is translated from the coding sequence ATGATGCCCACCGCTAACCAGGATGAAACCCTATTGCTTCATCTGAACGAGGCCATCGCCACCATTCGCGACAAAGACCAGCTTTTTCAGATTATTGCCCGCAAGCTGCGGCTGATTTTTCCGTTCGATATGATGGGCATTAGCATTTTTGATAAAGAGCTGCTTAATAAGCGTCTGTTTTTTAAAGATTACACAACCATCAACCCACCCGAACCTGTGCCAGCCAACGTGGGAGTTTTTACGCCCATCGCTGGCTCGCCGGTCGAGCTGCTGCTGCAAGACCCGCGCATTCAGCACATTGCGTTGCGCGAATACCTACGCCAGTACACTGATTTTGAGCCTTTTCAGCGGTTACTGCGCCAAGGCATTCAGTACATGACGATGGTGCCGATGTGGCTCAGCGGCCACCTCACCGGCTACCTCATCCTATCCACCATCCGTCCCCCAGCCTACTCGGCCGCCGATGAGCAACTGCTCGAAAAAATAACGTCGCTAGTAGCGGTAGCCGTGCGCAACTCGCTTGATTTTGAAGAAGTAGCGCGCCGTGAGCAGCAGCGCACGCTCCAGCTCAACGTAACCAATGCCTTGCTCAGCATCAAGCAGCGCGAGCCGCTGTTTCGGGCCATTGCTGAAGAGTTGGGCCAGGTAGTGCCGTTCGACTACTTCGGCATTCGGGTGCAGCGCGCGGGGCAGCGTGAGGCCTTCGAGGGTTTTGCCGAGTTTGCCCGGCCCGACGATGACCCTAGCGGCGCCCTGCTGGTGCTCGACCCCAACCGGCACAACCACCGCCACCCGCACGAAATAGTGGATATGTACCGGCAGATGAGCGCCTTACTGCAAGCAGCGGGCCTGTATAGCGGCGAAGATTTCCGGCAGCTGGCCGTGCGCTACCCCGCCATGCGCGCTGCCTACGACGAGCACCGGGTGCGGGCCATGCTCATCGTGCCCATCTGGCAGCGGCCCGATGGCGCGGCGGTGCTGCTGCTAGCCTCGCCCGCCCCCGACGGCTTCACCCCCGACGACCTGGCCACCGTGCAGGCCCTGGTGCCCCAGATTGCCCTGGCCCTCGAAAACCTGTTCGCTTTCGAGCAGATTGAAGAGCTCAAGGCCCAGGTAGAGCAAGAGCGCACGTATTTAATTGACGAAATCAACACCGACCGGCCCGCCGATGGGCTCGTGGGCACCAGTCCGGCCCTGCAGCAGGTGCGCCAGCGCATTGCCCAGGTAGCGGGTACTGACGCCACGGTGCTCATCACCGGCGAAACCGGCACCGGCAAAGAAGTAGTAGCGCGGGCACTGCACCAGGCTTCGCCCCGGCACGGCCGGGCGCTGGTTAAAATCAACTGCGCCGCCCTGCCCGCCCAGCTTATTGAGAGCGAATTGTTTGGCCACGAAAAAGGCGCCTACACCGGCGCCGTGGAGCGGCGCATCGGCAAGTTTGAGCTGGCCAATGGCGGCACTATTTTTTTGGATGAGGTGGGCGAGCTGCCCCTCGACCTGCAAGCCAAGCTGCTGCGCGTGCTGCAAGAAAAAGAATTTGAGCGCCTGGGTGGCAACCGCGTGCTCACGACCGATGCCCGCGTGCTGGCCGCCACCAACCGCGTGCTCGAAGACGAGGTGCGCGCCGGGCGCTTCCGGGCCGACCTGTACTACCGGCTCAATGTATTTCCGATTCAGCTGGTGCCGCTGCGCGAGCGGCCGCAGGATATTGCTCCGCTGGTGCAACACTACCTGGCTAGCCTCAGCAAGCGGCTGGCCCGGCCGCCGCGCGCCATTCGGCCCGCCGACATGGCCGCGCTGCTAGCCTACGCCTGGCCCGGTAACATTCGCGAGCTGGAGCATGTGCTGGAGCAGGCCATCATTGTCAGCCAGGGCCAGTGGCTGGAGTTTGGCGGCTTTGCGGCCGGGCCGGTGGCACAGGCACTGCCGCCCGGCCCCGGCTTGGCCATTGAGCTGCTGGCTAGCCCCGCCGCGGAGGTGCATTATGAGGCTGGCGAGGCGCCCATCAAAACCCTGCGCGAGCAGGAGCGCGACCATATTTTGGCGGCGCTGCGCCGCACGGGGGGGCGCGTGAGCGGCACGCAAGGCGCCGCTAGCTTACTGGATATCAACCCCAAGACTCTGGAGGCCCGCATGAAAAAGCTGGGTATCCGGCGCACGGTGGTGGCGGGCTAG